The following coding sequences are from one Cumulibacter manganitolerans window:
- a CDS encoding dodecin has translation MSEHTYGISEIVGSSTTGMDDAIKNAVEKAAKTVRGLEWFEVTQVRGHLEEGTVGHYQVTVKIGFRIDD, from the coding sequence ATGAGCGAGCACACGTACGGGATCTCGGAGATCGTCGGCTCGTCGACGACAGGTATGGACGACGCGATCAAGAACGCGGTCGAGAAGGCCGCCAAGACGGTCCGCGGCCTCGAGTGGTTCGAGGTGACGCAGGTCCGCGGCCACCTGGAGGAGGGCACCGTGGGGCACTACCAGGTCACCGTCAAGATCGGCTTCCGGATCGACGACTAG
- a CDS encoding type VII secretion protein EccE → ASAVCTSAPAMAERRRIVEPPVEIRQRRWGGLHPGQVVAAEAAVVAAAAGSRSPWPVLLPVVLATAAVLACCFVRLRGRWLYEWLGTALRYLVRTRAGTLDEQRPVDGVLAATTHGGALRRLEIDGAEVAVLTDSTGYTAVLEVVPDGADPAGGQRLLPPLGELLPHNEPGDVPISVQVVTHTVPAPSVAAADDAAAHSYRELGGGQIPSRRRTWLCVQAMHSAEVPTPRAVEQALINAVRRIQRRMRKSGFRPRVRSVRETAADLLGLVRVDPGQPADGPAVRERWGRWTAGRATHVTYRVSGWPALADRAAAGPLIDGIDSVPATSRTSSLAGRRVGELVDVEAVLRFTTAEGAGQRAVDDALGALLRGSGAVLQRLDGDHRFGVGATLPTGGFAV, encoded by the coding sequence GGCCAGGTCGTCGCGGCGGAGGCGGCGGTCGTGGCCGCCGCGGCGGGGTCGCGCAGCCCGTGGCCCGTGCTGCTGCCGGTGGTGCTCGCAACTGCCGCCGTCCTCGCCTGCTGCTTCGTCCGGCTCCGCGGCCGGTGGCTGTACGAGTGGCTCGGGACCGCGCTGCGCTACCTGGTCCGTACCCGCGCCGGCACGCTCGACGAGCAGCGCCCCGTGGACGGCGTCCTCGCGGCGACGACGCACGGCGGCGCACTGCGCCGGCTGGAGATCGACGGCGCGGAGGTGGCTGTGCTGACGGACTCGACGGGGTACACCGCCGTGCTGGAGGTCGTCCCGGACGGCGCGGATCCCGCGGGCGGTCAGCGTCTCCTCCCCCCGTTGGGTGAGCTCCTTCCGCACAACGAACCGGGCGACGTGCCGATCTCCGTGCAGGTGGTCACGCACACGGTGCCCGCACCCAGCGTCGCCGCCGCCGACGACGCGGCCGCCCACTCCTACCGCGAGCTCGGTGGTGGCCAGATCCCGTCGCGGCGCCGCACCTGGTTGTGCGTGCAGGCGATGCATTCCGCCGAGGTGCCGACGCCGCGCGCCGTCGAGCAGGCCCTGATCAATGCGGTACGCCGGATCCAGCGGCGGATGCGCAAGTCGGGATTCCGGCCGCGGGTGCGCAGCGTGCGCGAGACCGCCGCAGACCTGCTCGGCCTGGTCCGCGTCGACCCGGGACAGCCGGCCGACGGCCCGGCGGTGCGCGAGCGGTGGGGCCGGTGGACCGCCGGCCGCGCGACGCACGTGACGTACCGGGTGAGCGGCTGGCCGGCCCTCGCCGACCGGGCCGCGGCGGGCCCGCTGATCGACGGCATCGACTCGGTGCCGGCGACCTCCCGGACCAGCTCTCTGGCCGGCCGCCGCGTCGGAGAGCTCGTCGACGTCGAGGCCGTCCTGCGGTTCACCACCGCCGAGGGCGCCGGGCAGCGCGCAGTCGACGATGCGCTCGGCGCACTGCTGCGCGGTTCGGGCGCCGTCCTGCAGCGTCTGGACGGCGATCACCGCTTCGGCGTCGGCGCGACCCTGCCGACGGGCGGGTTCGCGGTATGA